The Sphingobacterium lactis sequence TATCGTCTTGACACCCAATTCATGCAGATAGCGCTCGGCATCGCGTGAGGATTTCTCCGATAGGGCACCCAAGATCTTGCCTGTTCCTTCTACCAGATATACTTTCATCTCGTAGGTCGAAAGTTCAGGGTAATCTTTCTTCAGCATGTGCTGTTGGTATTCGGCAATCGCTCCGGAAAGCTCCACACCCGTCGGGCCACCACCTACAACAACAAAGTTCAAATAACGCTCTCTGTCCTCGGTGTTCTTGCGCAATACGGCTTCTTCTAAGTTCTGCAATAGGTAGCTCCGGATATTCAGGGCTTCCACGATGCTCTTCATCGGTAGGGCATATTTTTCTACCTGTTTATTACCGAAGAAGTTGGAAGTAGCACCCGTTGCAATGATCAAATAATCGTAATCGTAATCGGCAACCGAAGTGTGCACAATCTTTTGGACAGGGTCAATGCGGAAAACTTCAGCCAGACGGAAACGGAAGTTCTTCTGGTTCTTGAACATTTTACGCAATGGGAAAGATATCGAATCCGATGCTAAAGTTCCGGTCGCAACCTGGTACATCAGGGGCTGGAAGGTATGGTAATTGTTTCGGTCGATCAGCAGTACTTCAACCTCTTTGTTTTTCAACTGCCTAGCGGCTTCTACACCTCCGAATCCTGCTCCTATAATAATTACTCTTGGAAAGTTTCTTTCAGAACGATTTAGCAACATAATACTTTCTTGTTATAAGAATTTTAAAATAAGGCACAAATATCTGACATTTTTCAGTCTTATTCAGCAATAAATTGCATTAATTTTATGTAAAACTGGATTTATCTGTTTAAACGTGTGCTATCTTCTTTGTTATCAATTACTTATTGCCTACCATCTAAGTGTTATAAGTACACTATTTGTTTACTTATTGTAAACTGCCTTTGATCTTTATGGATAATCCATTATCCTCATCGGTTAACCGCAGTTGGCAAGCAAGTCTGCTGTTGTCATCCGAATCGGGGAGTGTATCCAACATATCCAGCTCCTGATCTTCAGGTGCAGGAAGGTTCTCCCCGCCGGATAATACCTCCACATGGCAGGTCGCGCAGAGCGCCATTCCGCCACAGGTAGCCAGGATGTCATATTCTGATGCTTTCAGGATCTCCATCAAGCTCAGGTTGATATCCGTTGGGACCAACACCTCTTGTGTACTGCCGTCCCTGTCTTCTACATTGATCGTGATCGTGTTTTCCATCTTAGAATGCATTTACTCCATTTACGGTTGTGTATTTAAAACTCAGCTTTTGCTCCGGATATACATATTTAAAGGCACTCTGCGCCATAAGCGCAGCCTCATGGTAACCACAGAGGATCAATTTCAGCTTGCCGGGATAGGTGTTGATATCCCCGATTGCGAATATGCGTTCCACATTGGTGGAATAGTCAAAGGTATTCACGGCGATCGCATTTTTATCGATGGTCAATCCCCAGTCGGCAATCGGTCCCAATTTCGGGCTCAAGCCATACAAGGGGATAAAGTGATCCGTAGGAAGAACAACCTCTTCCTTACTTTTGTTGGTTAAATGTATCGTTTCCAAGTGGCCATTGCCGTTCAACTTGTGCAGGTTGTGGGATAGCAACAGGTTGATCTTTCCTTGCTGTGCTAGATTGAAGACCTTCTCAGCTGAATCCGGTGCGCCGCGGAAGCTGTCGCTACGGTGTACCAGGGTTACTTCCTTGGCAATATCGCTCAGGAAGATGGTCCAGTCGAGGGCAGAATCACCACCGCCAGCAATAACAATGCGCTGATCACGGAATTTTTCCGGATCCTTCACCATGTAGTGCACATTTTTGCCTTCATAGGTAGTCAGGTTTTCCAACTCTGGTTTGCGTGGTTCGAAACAACCCAAGCCACCAGCGATCACGACTACTTGGCAGTGGATCTGTGTGCCTTCGGAACCCACAACAATATAAGACCCATCATCCTGCTTCTGTAGGGCATCTACCCGTTCGCCAAGTGAGAAGGTCGGTTGGAAAGGCTTGATCTGTTCCAATTGGTTATCGATGAGCTCCTGAGCCGTGATACTCGGGTATCCCGGGATATCGTAGATCGGTTTATGCGGGTAGATTTCGGAAAGTTGCCCGCCGATCTGAGGCAAGGCATCGATCAAATGGCAGCGCATTTTCAATAATCCTGCTTCAAATACTGCAAATAGACCGACCGGTCCTGCTCCAATAATGCAAATATCTGTTGTAATCATATCTATACGGTTTCTAAGTTTTTATAAATTGTATTTAATATTCTCGTGAAATGTTCAAAATCCTCCTCGCTCAGGTTCTCCCAAGCTTTCATCCGGAAATCCTTAACCAAGGGTGCCAAGTTATGCACCTGCTCCTTGCCCAATTCAGTCAGTTGCACATGCAGGCAACGGCGATCCGTAGGGTGTTCCACACGCATGACCGTTCCTTTCTTGATCAACAGATCGACGATTCGCGTCAGCGTTGGTTGATCTTTGCCACAGCGGTCCGCAAGGTCTTTATGAGTCAGGTCTTCCTGCTCATATAAGGTTTTCAGGACCGACCATTGGTCCACCGTCAAGTCGATGCCATTTGCGTTGAATGAAGATTGCGCAAATTGCTTCACCCGTCGGGCCGTACGGTCCAGAACGAAGGAATATTGATTGTACTTTTCTTTTAGCATAACAATTATTAGTATGACAAGTAAATGTAGACAAAGTTTAGCACAAGTAAAAGTTTAGACAGCTATTTTGATATAAAGATTACGGAATCAGTGCAGAAGGGGGGGGATAGCAACTGTTTTAACGCTGCGGGGAGATTGATGGGTGGTATATTAATAGAAAAGCCGCTTGGTAGCGGCTTTTTGCTATTTTGGGATTAGTAGATCCATTTGAATTGGTATTCCTTTTCAGGAATTTTGATGCGGTCGGCAAGGCGCAATAACCGGTCTGGCAAGGCCATCAGGTAATCACGTGCCTTTTCACCTTTTTCATTGAGGCCGGTAACTTGGTCAATCTTCCAGTCTGCGATCAGGTCTTTCAGGATATCCACGTAATCGACTGCGGTATACACACCCAAACGCTGCGCTGCATCCGAGAAATGAGAGAAAGCTCCACCTTGAGGACCACCCGATTCCCGAAGGAAGTGAGCAGGCATAACAATCTTCTTGCGCATCATATCCTCGAAAGCCAACATCACCTCACTTGGGTCAACTGCCATCGCGTGGGAGATAAAGGACATATACGCTTTTGCATGTCGTGCTTCATCCGCAGCGATCACACCGCACATTTTTGCCAGTAGCTTGTCACCACTCTTTTTGGAAAGGCCGGATACCCGTCTATGGGATACATTGGTTGCCAATTCCTGGAAAGAGGTGTATATAAAGTTCCGGTATGGATCAGCTCCGGTACCGATATCAAAACCATCCTGGATCAGGTATTGCGTAGACATTTCAAATTCACGCATGTTGATCCGTCCGGATAGGTATAAATATTTGTTCAATAGATCACCGTGGCGGTTCTCTTCAGCGGTCCATGCACGGACCCACTTCATCCAACCTCCCTGTTCATTCTTGTCTACCTCTTCCACCATGGTCAACCACGATTCATAGGTAGGCAAAGCTTCTTCGGTAACCGTGTCACCGATCAGCACAGCAACCAAATCGTAAGGGAGCTCACGCGCGCTTTCCTGCAGGTCGCGGACTTCTTCGAAAAAAGTGTCACGGGATGAGTCCGGAAGAAAGTCGGCAGGTTGCCACATGTCCTCAACGGGTTTTAAATACTCGGACATCTCATTCAACATGAACGGTTCCAAGTAGGTCATGACCTCTTTTCTTGAGCCTTCTGGTATGTTTAAAGGTAATTCTTGCATATTAGAAACAAAGGTAGTCAAACAATATTTAATAAATCTTTAATATTCGTTTTATTTTGATGGGAATATTCTCCTACTATTCCGCTCAAATTTCAATGGTTCTCCAGTCGTAGATTCCGTTAATTATTACGTTTAAATAACCAATATGTTGCCCATTATGTTTTATTTAGTGTTAACTTTGTAGTTTGAAATCAAAATAAATATACATTGAGCAATCTAGATATACAAGCCATCCGAGCAGCTTTCCCGATATTGAAACGTGAGGTGAATGGAAAGCCTTTGGTTTATTTGGATAACGGCGCAACTACCCAGAAACCACAGGTGGTGATCGACGCTATCCTAAATTACTACACGGATATGAACAGCAATGTTCACCGTGGGGTACACTATCTGAGCCAGATTTCCACCGATGCCTTCGAAGTGACCCGCCGGAAGGTTCAAGAATTTATCCATGCTAAGCATGATTACGAAATCATCATCACTAAAGGGACGACGGACAGCATTAACCTGGTTTCGACCTGTTATGGCGGTGCGTTCATCCATGAAGGCGATGAGGTGATCATTTCGGCAATGGAACACCATTCGAATATTGTGCCTTGGCAGATGCTATGCGAGGCGAAGGGTGCAAAATTGCAGGTCATCCCGATGAAAGAGTCTGGTGAACTGGATATGGACGCCTACCGATCGCTATTGAATGCAAACACCAAACTGGTTTCGGTAAATTATGTGTCCAATGCCTTAGGGACCATCAATCCTGTTAAGGAGATCATTGATTTGGCTCATGCGGCTGGCGCTGTGGTATTGATCGATGCTGCACAGGCCATTCAGCACATCAAGATCGATGTACAGGAACTGGATGTTGATTTCTTGGTATTCTCCGGACACAAGATGTACGGACCGACAGGCGTTGGTGTGCTTTACGGTAAGGAAGAGCTATTGAACAAGATGCCGCCATATCAGGGCGGTGGCGATATGATCAAGGATGTAACCTTCGAAAAGACCACGTACAACGAACTTCCGTTCAAATTTGAGGCCGGTACACCGAATATTGAGGCCGGAATTACACTGAATGCGGCAATCGACTTCATCAACGACTTGGGTATTGATAACATCAAGGCCTACGAAGATGAGTTGCTGGCCTATGCAACGGAAAAATTGAGCGAGGTCGAAGGGATCCGTTTCATCGGTACAGCGAAAGAGAAATCATCGGTTATCTCCTTTGTTGTGGATGGTACCCATCCCTATGACATCGGCGTAATCCTGGATAAACTGGGTATTGCCGTTCGTACGGGACATCACTGTGCACAGCCTGTAATGGATCAATTCCATATTCCGGGAACCGTCCGTGCAAGTTTGGCAGTTTACAATACGAAAGAGGAAATTGATGCCTTGGTGGCCGGCGTAAAGCGTGCCGTTGCCATGTTGGTATAATTTAAAAATAGAGCATGACTATAAACGAAATACAGGATGAGTTAATCGAAGATTTCGCCTTCTACCAAGACTGGATGGAGAAATACGAATACATCATCCAACTGGGCAAAGAATTGCCCCTGATCGATGAAGCCAATAGGCAAGATCAGTACATTATTAAGGGATGCCAATCCAAGGTATGGTTGTTTCCCGAAATGAAAGATGGCAAGTTGTTTTTCACAGCAGATTCCGACGCCGTGATCACGAAGGGATTGGTGAGCCTGATGGTAAAGGTCCTATCTGGGCATTCGCCGAAAGAAATCGTTGATGCGGACCTGTACTTTATCGATCAGATCGGATTGAAGGAACATCTTTCTCCAACTCGCGCCAATGGCTTATTGGCCATGGTGAAACAGATGAAACTCTATGCACTTGCCTTACAGCAAAGGGTATAAAATGATAAAAGAATGAAAAAAAGCTAATCCGATCGGGTTAGCTTTTTTTATTTTGACTAGCCTTTAGGGCTGTACTTTCAAATGTTTGGAGTTGATCCGTTTTCCAAAGAAGATCTCTGCCTTTTCATTGAAATCCATCGGGTCATCGGTGGTAAAGAACTGGAGCTGCTTTCCTTTGGAACATATTTCTTCCACTTCGGGATGTCTCTTCAGGTAGTCTTCCAAACTGTCGGCAACCAATGCTCCCTGCGAAATGATTTTGATGTGCTCCGGCACATATTTCCGGATGATCGGCAAAAGGAGGGGGTAATGTGTGCAAGCTAAGAGAATGCTATCGATCTGCGGTGCATCCTGCAATAGCTGCTGGATATCCTGCTGGATGAAATAATGCGCTCCTTCGCTATCCAGTTCATTATTTTCCACCAAGGGCACCCAGAAAGGGCATGCATGTTGGAAGACCTGGATATCGGGATGGAATTTATTGATTTCGATCAGGTAGGATTCCGAGTTCACGGTTCCCTGTGTTGCGAGGATCCCGACCTGTTTGGTTTTCGTGAATTGATCGACGACTTCGGAAGTCGGTCGGATGACACCAAGGACTTTCTTTCCTTCGGGAAGGTAATGTTGCTGTATGGTACGCAGTGCTTTTGCCGATGCGGTGTTACAGGCAAGGATAACGAGGTTGCATCCCAGATCGAACAGCTTGAACACACATTCCTTGGTATACTCGTAAACGGTCTCAAACGATCGGGTGCCGTAAGGCACTCGGGCGTTGTCACCCAGATAGATGTAGTCATAATCGGGAAGTTTCTTCAGGATTTCCTGAAATACCGTAAGCCCTCCATATCCGGAGTCGAAGATTCCAATGGGTCCCGCAAGATGTTGATTCGACATACCCTCTATTCAATTTTTTGTGTTTACAAAGGTTGTTGATTATTGACGAATTTGCAAGTGGAAAATGAAATGGGATACCACCTAAAAAGGCGAGGACGATTACTGATAGCGTAATCGTCCTCGTGCTCTTCTTATGCTTTTAGCAACTCAGGTTTCTCTTTGTATAATTTCCACATCAATTCCCCGAATAAGGTATTCGTCCAAGCGAACCAATGGCGGGTGAATTTCTTGGGATTGTCCTTGTGGAACGACTCATGCATAAAGCCGGTGTCGCCATGGGTTTTCTTCAACATCTGCACGCATTGTCTGATTTCTTCATCATCGGTAGATGTAAATGCGCGCATGATAATCGACATCGGCCAGATCATATCCCGACCGATATGCGGTCCACCGATACCTTCGGCAGCCGTTCCCTTAAAGAAGAATGGGTTCTTCTCCGATAGGATAAATGCTCTGGTGCGTTTATAGACTTCATCATTCTTGTCGATGGCATTCAAGTAAGGCAAAGCCAATAGGGAAGGGACATTGGCGTCGTCCATCATCAGGTAACTGCCAAAACCGTCCACCTCAAAGGCATAGATCCTACCATGTTCAGGGTGATCGATGATGCCGTATCTGTTCACGGCGTTTTCCACTTCTGTTGCTAATGCTTCCATCTGCTCGGCCAATGCGGTGTTGTTCTTTACCTTGCGCAGGATCTCCGCAGATTCGCGTAGGCTAACAATGGCAAACAGGTTGGAAGGGATCAAAAATCCGAAAATACTACAGTCATCGGATGGGCGGAAACTCGAAACGATCAGTCCAACAGGGTTGACCGGATAGCCATAGCCGTCGACCTGCAAGGTGTCGGTACCACGAGAGGTCGTCCGTTCGAATTTATAGGGGCCCAAGCCGTCCTTACGTTGTTGTTCCTTAAAGGTCTGCAAGGTCTTTTCCTGTGCTTTTACCCAGGTATCATCGAATGGCGTGGTGTCATTCGTTTCCTTCCAATAGTTATACGCCAAGCGGATCGGGTAACAGAGTGAGTCGATTTCCCATTTCCGTTCGTGCATGCCCGGTTTCATGTCGGTATGATCCGAAAACCATTCCCCTTTTTTGGTAGGATCGTTATAGAACGCATTGGCATACGGATCGATATTGATACATTCCGATTGCTTATTGATGAGACCTAAGATGAGGTTCTTTAATTTCTTATCCTTGTTGACGAATTGGATATACGGCCAAACCTGCGCACTGCTGTCACGGAGCCACATCGCGTCGATATCTCCGGTAATCACGTATGTCAATTGACGGTTGCCTTTGGTTTCATCGAAAACGGTGGTATCCAAGGTATTCGGTAAACAGTTGTTGAATAACCAACCCATTTCCTTATCGGCAACATTTTTCTGGAATTCTTTGATCATATCCTCCACCAATTTGCTGCTGAAGTGGCGTTTGTCCACCGCTGTGCGTACCGTAGGGAATTGATTGAATGATTCTGCGAATGAGAATTTACTAGCGAGCATTCCTGCACCGAATAATGCGGAATTCTGAATGAAAGTTCTGCGCTTCATATATTAAGATCAAGGATTTTACAATTAATTATTGCAGCAATATACAAATTGTATCTTATTTTTCCCATCAGGACTAAACGTTTTAGCAATATTTATCCCATTAAATGCCGATGTCGGGGATAATAAAAGTATCTTTGATGATTTTTAGGAATAAAATTTGATAGAATAGCGCAAACAGTACGACTCTTAACAATTATGAAGCACACGTTATCATATGCAATCGCCGGAATCCTGAGTCTCTCAGCATTCGGGAGCTTGCAAGCACAGGTCAAATATCAACCCTACTCGTACCAGCATCACCAAAAGTATGACGAGGAGTTATATTCGCCAAAAACCCGATACCACACATCGGTAAAACCGACCTTATTCCAAGGGCGTATGTTGGAGAAGTTGGATTCCATCCAAGGGCTCAATCCGACCACATCTGAAAATTGGTTCATGCGGAAGATTTTCAATGAACACCTGATCGAGGTGGAGAAAGAAGATCACACTTTTTACCTGGATGTCCTTCCGGACTTCGTAATCGGGACCGAATTGATCGATTCGGATAAACGGACGACCTGGTTGAATACCCGCGGTGTCCAAGGTGGGGTAACCATTGGTGATAAATTCACGTTCTACGGTAATTTCTTTGAAAACCAAGGTGTTTACCCGAGATACATGGATGATTATATTCGGGAAAGTATGGTGGTTCCAGGGCAAGCGATGTCGAAGAATCGTTTCGGCAAGAAAAAAGACTGGATGTATGCTACGGCGAATGCTACCTATGCATTTTCCGATTATTTCCATGCGACCTTAGCCTACGATAAGAACTTCATCGGTGATGGTTATCGGTCTGTATTGCTATCGGATTTTTCATCCAACTATGCACACCTGAAATTCAGCGGAAAGATTGGTAATGTTCAATATACTTCCATTTGGGCATACATGAACGACCCTCAGAATCCACGGGTAGATTCCCTGAATTCCGGCGGCCGCTTTGGGGACGGGATTAAATGGGGTGCATTCCAATATTTGGACTATAACGTAACAAACCGTTTGTCCATTGGTTTCTTCCAATCGGTCATCTGGGCAAATCGCAATCAAGCGGGACATCGCGGGTTTGATTTCAATTATATGAATCCTATCCTGTTCTTAAGACCAGTAGAAAACAATAACATTTCATCGCCGGACAAGATGTTCCTGGGATTGAATGCGAAATATAAAGTATTGGATAATGCAACGGTGTATGGCCAATTCCTATTGGGTGAGTTTACCGCCAAGGAATTCTTTGCCAACAACGGTTACCAGCACAACAAATGGGGGGCACAGCTCGGTGCGAAGGCCTTCAATATCTTTGGTGTGCAGAACTTGAATATCTTGGGTGAGTACAACCTCGTTCGCCCATATACCTATCAGCACTTTGTCTCCATCTCGAATTATAGTAATCGTGGCGAGCCTTTGGCACACCCGCGTGGAGCCAACTTTAGAGAGTTGATCGGTATTGCGAATTATTCATGGAACCGCTTTGATTTTTCCGTACAGGGTTTATACAGCCGCTTTGGTACCGATCCATTGGATAACCTGATGCGCCCGATCAATTATGGTGGCGATATCTTCCAGTCCTACAATACCGCACCGAACAGGTACGGTAATAAAATTGGGCAGGGTGTGCAGAATGATCTGTTCTATGCTGATTTCAAAGCCGCCTATGTATTGAATCCAAAATATAACCTGCGTCTAGAACTTGGCTATACCCAACGGTACAACAAGATCGAAGGCGAGGCGACCCAGAAATCAGGAGTAATTAATTTCGGATTGCGCTCAAGTTTCAGAAATCTATATTCAGATTTTTAGGATATTGGTATATTTAGCGGATAAAATCAGTACATGAAGAAGATATTAATCCTGAACGGGCCAAATTTGAACCTATTGGGTGTTCGCGAAAAGGGCATCTATGGCGTTCAATCCTTTGACTCCTACTACGAATCGCTGCAATCGGATTTTCCGGAAGTGGAATTACATTATTTCCAGAGCAACAGCGAAGGTGCTCTGATCGATAAGCTCCATGAAGTCGGTTTTTCCTTTGATGGGGTCGTTATGAATGCCGGTGCATATACGCATACCTCGGTGGCGATCGGAGATGCCATAGCGGGCATACAAACACCCGTGGTGGAAGTGCATATCTCCAACGTGCACCAACGAGAAGAATTCCGTCACCATTCCTTTTTGTCCAAGAATTGCAAAGGCGTAATTCTGGGCTTTGGTCTGGACAGTTATCGACTGGGAATACTGAGCTTGATCAAGTAAAAATACATTCTTTACTTCAACGCAAAATAATTATACAGAGCGAACCTGATGGTTCGCTCTTTTTGTTGTTCATTGGTCGGCAGCAAAAAGTGTTATTTCTACACGATTTAACTTAAAATAGAATGTAGTCTATAGTTATACGCAATCGGTTGCATTAATTTACGCAATCGTTTTCGTTGCGTCTATGCTCATTTCATTCCATCTTGATTGCCTATCTTTCTCGAAGCTAAATTATGTAACATAACTAATTTTTAAGCATGAGGAGAAATTTTACGAATTACTTTCTAATGCGTAATGCTATGCCTATAGCGAGCGCATTAGTCATCAGTTTATCGATGCCAACCCAGGGTTTTGCATTGACTAAGCTGGAGCGAATTGCCGCATTTTCGACAGTTCAGCAGGAGCAGGTTACCGGGAAGGTGAGTTCTGCCGAAGGACCGCTAGCTGGCGTGACCGTTACGGTCAAGGAAAACCCTTCCATTGCCACATCTACGGATGAAAGTGGACAATTCACCATTCAAGCGACCAAAGGACAGACTTTAATCTTTAGAAACCTAGGTTTTGAGACCGTAGAAAGACTGGTGGATGGACCGACCGTACAGGTTACACTATCGAGTAGCGATGAGGCCATTGATGAAGTTGTTGTGGTGGGTTTCGGTACGCAAAAAAAGGCAAACCTTACAGGTGCCGTACAATCGATCAGTGCAAAGGATTTACAGGATCGCCCCGTGACGAACGTGTCTTCGGCAATCCAGGGTAAATTTGCCGGTGTTACCATCACGCAGAACTCTGGTCAGCCGGGTAAGGACAACGGCTCTATCCGCATCCGTGGTCTCGGTACAGTTAACAATGCGAATCCATTGGTCATTGTCGATGGCGTTGAAAGTAGCATGAACAACATCAACCCAAATGATATCGAAACAACAACGGTATTAAAGGATGGTCCGAGTGCTGCGATCTATGGATCGAAGGCTGCGAACGGTGTGATCTTGATTACCACGAAAAAGGGAAAATCCGGTGAGCCACAGTTGAACTATTCAGGATATGTAGGTCTTCAGGATCCAACACGCTTACCGAATTACATGCGTTCCTACGACCATGCGGTCATCTTGAACGAGGCTTTGCAGAACGAAGGCAAAACGGTGCGTTTCTCGGAAAGTGATTTAGCTGCTTTCCAGAACCACAGCAACCTGGACACGCATCCCGATACAGATTGGTTAGGTTTGCTGTATTCCGAAAATGGTTTGCAACAGGCACATAACGTGCAATTGTTGGGCGGAACGGATAAAATCACTTACATGGGATCCTTAGGTTTCTTGGGACAGAATGGGGTGATCAAAGTAGCGAATTCCAATCGCTATAACCTTCGTACCAACATCGGTGCGCAGATTTCTTCGAAATTGAGAATGGACCTTGGTCTGGCATACAATTACCAACGGATCAACGAGCCTGTCAATCCATATACTGGAGATATGGCACAGATCTTCCGTCAGTCCAACCGGATTCCGTCTTTCATTCCGTATAAATACTCATCCGGTGAATATGGATACTATGGTGATGGTAACCCGATCGCATGGTTGGATATGGCATCCACAGATCGCATGATCTACAAGCATACCATGATCAACCTATCCGCGGAATACCAAATCGTGGACGGCCTGAAATTTAAACAGGTGGTAGGTTTCCAGCCGATCGATAACATCTCTTCCAAATTTGTGAAGTCCATTTCTTACTACGATGTAGTGAACAAACGACCTGGTCCGACACAAGGGGTAAATAACCTAACGATTTTAAATTATCAATCGGAACGTTTGACCTTGCAATCCTTATTGACGTATGATAAAACCTTTGGCGATCATCAATTGAATGTATTGGGAGGTTTTATGGACGAGAAGCTAAGACATGATTTCAGTTCCGGATACCGTGAGGGCTTCTTAACGCAAGATCTTGAAGAGTTGGATTTAGGAAATCCTAATGGACAGAAATCAAATAGTGGTGCAAAACAATTGATTCTTAGATCCTACTTCGGACGTGTCAACTATGCTTTTGCT is a genomic window containing:
- a CDS encoding SufE family protein; protein product: MTINEIQDELIEDFAFYQDWMEKYEYIIQLGKELPLIDEANRQDQYIIKGCQSKVWLFPEMKDGKLFFTADSDAVITKGLVSLMVKVLSGHSPKEIVDADLYFIDQIGLKEHLSPTRANGLLAMVKQMKLYALALQQRV
- the murI gene encoding glutamate racemase, whose amino-acid sequence is MSNQHLAGPIGIFDSGYGGLTVFQEILKKLPDYDYIYLGDNARVPYGTRSFETVYEYTKECVFKLFDLGCNLVILACNTASAKALRTIQQHYLPEGKKVLGVIRPTSEVVDQFTKTKQVGILATQGTVNSESYLIEINKFHPDIQVFQHACPFWVPLVENNELDSEGAHYFIQQDIQQLLQDAPQIDSILLACTHYPLLLPIIRKYVPEHIKIISQGALVADSLEDYLKRHPEVEEICSKGKQLQFFTTDDPMDFNEKAEIFFGKRINSKHLKVQP
- a CDS encoding glycoside hydrolase family 125 protein; the protein is MKRRTFIQNSALFGAGMLASKFSFAESFNQFPTVRTAVDKRHFSSKLVEDMIKEFQKNVADKEMGWLFNNCLPNTLDTTVFDETKGNRQLTYVITGDIDAMWLRDSSAQVWPYIQFVNKDKKLKNLILGLINKQSECINIDPYANAFYNDPTKKGEWFSDHTDMKPGMHERKWEIDSLCYPIRLAYNYWKETNDTTPFDDTWVKAQEKTLQTFKEQQRKDGLGPYKFERTTSRGTDTLQVDGYGYPVNPVGLIVSSFRPSDDCSIFGFLIPSNLFAIVSLRESAEILRKVKNNTALAEQMEALATEVENAVNRYGIIDHPEHGRIYAFEVDGFGSYLMMDDANVPSLLALPYLNAIDKNDEVYKRTRAFILSEKNPFFFKGTAAEGIGGPHIGRDMIWPMSIIMRAFTSTDDEEIRQCVQMLKKTHGDTGFMHESFHKDNPKKFTRHWFAWTNTLFGELMWKLYKEKPELLKA
- a CDS encoding MarR family winged helix-turn-helix transcriptional regulator; this translates as MLKEKYNQYSFVLDRTARRVKQFAQSSFNANGIDLTVDQWSVLKTLYEQEDLTHKDLADRCGKDQPTLTRIVDLLIKKGTVMRVEHPTDRRCLHVQLTELGKEQVHNLAPLVKDFRMKAWENLSEEDFEHFTRILNTIYKNLETV
- a CDS encoding NAD(P)/FAD-dependent oxidoreductase is translated as MITTDICIIGAGPVGLFAVFEAGLLKMRCHLIDALPQIGGQLSEIYPHKPIYDIPGYPSITAQELIDNQLEQIKPFQPTFSLGERVDALQKQDDGSYIVVGSEGTQIHCQVVVIAGGLGCFEPRKPELENLTTYEGKNVHYMVKDPEKFRDQRIVIAGGGDSALDWTIFLSDIAKEVTLVHRSDSFRGAPDSAEKVFNLAQQGKINLLLSHNLHKLNGNGHLETIHLTNKSKEEVVLPTDHFIPLYGLSPKLGPIADWGLTIDKNAIAVNTFDYSTNVERIFAIGDINTYPGKLKLILCGYHEAALMAQSAFKYVYPEQKLSFKYTTVNGVNAF
- a CDS encoding 2Fe-2S iron-sulfur cluster-binding protein → MENTITINVEDRDGSTQEVLVPTDINLSLMEILKASEYDILATCGGMALCATCHVEVLSGGENLPAPEDQELDMLDTLPDSDDNSRLACQLRLTDEDNGLSIKIKGSLQ
- a CDS encoding cysteine desulfurase — encoded protein: MSNLDIQAIRAAFPILKREVNGKPLVYLDNGATTQKPQVVIDAILNYYTDMNSNVHRGVHYLSQISTDAFEVTRRKVQEFIHAKHDYEIIITKGTTDSINLVSTCYGGAFIHEGDEVIISAMEHHSNIVPWQMLCEAKGAKLQVIPMKESGELDMDAYRSLLNANTKLVSVNYVSNALGTINPVKEIIDLAHAAGAVVLIDAAQAIQHIKIDVQELDVDFLVFSGHKMYGPTGVGVLYGKEELLNKMPPYQGGGDMIKDVTFEKTTYNELPFKFEAGTPNIEAGITLNAAIDFINDLGIDNIKAYEDELLAYATEKLSEVEGIRFIGTAKEKSSVISFVVDGTHPYDIGVILDKLGIAVRTGHHCAQPVMDQFHIPGTVRASLAVYNTKEEIDALVAGVKRAVAMLV
- a CDS encoding NAD(P)/FAD-dependent oxidoreductase, which produces MLLNRSERNFPRVIIIGAGFGGVEAARQLKNKEVEVLLIDRNNYHTFQPLMYQVATGTLASDSISFPLRKMFKNQKNFRFRLAEVFRIDPVQKIVHTSVADYDYDYLIIATGATSNFFGNKQVEKYALPMKSIVEALNIRSYLLQNLEEAVLRKNTEDRERYLNFVVVGGGPTGVELSGAIAEYQQHMLKKDYPELSTYEMKVYLVEGTGKILGALSEKSSRDAERYLHELGVKTILNTVVTDYDGNTVTLSSGEKIPTKTVIWGAGVMGQMPEGINPEIIERGNRIRIDEQCRVEGMEDVYAIGDVSAMITEDNPRGLPGVAPVAQQQGNFVAKHIVNKLGNQENSNFKYFDKGSMATVGRNRAVVDMGSLHMKGFIAWMTWMFVHLVSIFGFRNRLVTFVNWSIKFLTKNSGIRLIIHKYERPEPEPKKTEDVQH
- a CDS encoding acyl-ACP desaturase, producing the protein MQELPLNIPEGSRKEVMTYLEPFMLNEMSEYLKPVEDMWQPADFLPDSSRDTFFEEVRDLQESARELPYDLVAVLIGDTVTEEALPTYESWLTMVEEVDKNEQGGWMKWVRAWTAEENRHGDLLNKYLYLSGRINMREFEMSTQYLIQDGFDIGTGADPYRNFIYTSFQELATNVSHRRVSGLSKKSGDKLLAKMCGVIAADEARHAKAYMSFISHAMAVDPSEVMLAFEDMMRKKIVMPAHFLRESGGPQGGAFSHFSDAAQRLGVYTAVDYVDILKDLIADWKIDQVTGLNEKGEKARDYLMALPDRLLRLADRIKIPEKEYQFKWIY